The Equus przewalskii isolate Varuska chromosome 4, EquPr2, whole genome shotgun sequence region AGTTTACTATTTCAACATCCTCTGGAACTTTATCAACATTCTCACTTACTGGCTTACTGCCTGGCTTGCTGTCTTCTACTGTGTGAAGATCTCATCCTTCTCTCATCCCATCTTCTTCTGGCTGAAGTGGAGGATTTCTCGGTCAGTGCCCAGGCTGCTGCTGGGCTCCCTGATCATCTCTGTTGTGACAGTCATTCCAGCAGCAGCTAGCAATGTAATTCTTATACAGATGATTGCCTCGCAGAGTTCCCATGGAAACCACACTCTGGCTGATAGAGCACAGACCTTCCATAGGTACTTTTCTCTGTCTAATTTAGTGCTTGTATTGTTGATTCCCTTCCTGCTGTTCCTGGTATCCACTCTTTTGCTCATATTCTCACTGCACCAGCACTTGGGACAGATGAGGGCCCGCAGACCCGGCTCATGTGATCCCAGCACCCAGGCTCACATCATGGCCTTGAAGTCACTTACCTTCTTTCTTGTGTCCTACGCATCGTATTTCCTCTCCCTGATTATTGCGTTTATGAAAATCACAGCCCTGCGGCGTCAGTGGCACTGGGCCTGGGAAGTGGTGACCTATGCAGGCATCTGTCTGCACTCCAGCATCCTGGTGCTAAGCAGCCCTAAGCTGAGAAATACCCTGAAGACAAAGCTTTGGAAAGCCCTGGACAAAAGGTGATTCATTTCAACTTATCAGTATCAATAACCAGTATCAATGGACCAGCCTATGAGTGGCAAGAATACACCAGGTTTGGGTGctgtccttctttctttttatttctttccctctttcccactccttcccttccccatcaaTTATTTTTCCATCCCTCTGTGCTCCTACCATCCCCACCACTGCTCCTAGTATGTAGTCGAGTTCAAAACCACTTCAGTTTCATATGGTGGCCTCATTTCCTCACAGGGCTCTCTCCCTCTGTACATGAGCAACCTTAGTAATATTCTCCAAGCATCATTGTTGTCTGTACTCCCTTTACAGAAACGTGTAATGGTTGTCAGTTTTCTCTGTAGTGAATccgaagtgtttttttttttaatggtagcaTAGATTGCCCCACACCATCCTCTTTGTGACATCAACCAGTCT contains the following coding sequences:
- the LOC103566235 gene encoding taste receptor type 2 member 143-like codes for the protein MPFSPMLIFVVIFFLETLAAMLQNGFMVAVLGREWVRCRTLPACDMIVACLAASRFCLHGMALLNNLIDSFNFCSKVYYFNILWNFINILTYWLTAWLAVFYCVKISSFSHPIFFWLKWRISRSVPRLLLGSLIISVVTVIPAAASNVILIQMIASQSSHGNHTLADRAQTFHRYFSLSNLVLVLLIPFLLFLVSTLLLIFSLHQHLGQMRARRPGSCDPSTQAHIMALKSLTFFLVSYASYFLSLIIAFMKITALRRQWHWAWEVVTYAGICLHSSILVLSSPKLRNTLKTKLWKALDKR